GTGAATCCGTGGGGGCACGACTGGGACAAAAACGGCGAGCTGTTTTTCATCAACACCGTGATCGGTCACTTGTGGCATGTTTCGCCCGGATCGCACTACAAAGAATCGTTTGGCGAAAGCATGAATCCGCATGTCTATGAGCGGATGGACATGATCGCCGATCACTACCACTTCGACACGCGTGGAAGTTGGACCGACAGCCGCGATGGAAAAGCGAATGATCTCGGTGGCGGACACGCGCACATCGGCATGCTGATCTACGGTCACGATGCGTGGCCCGCGTCGTATCGCGACAAACTGATGACGATCAACATGCATGGTCAGCGCGCGAATGTCGAGCGCTTGGAGCGAACACTTTCGGGTTATGTCGGCAAGCATGAGCCCGATTTTTTTGTGGCGGCTGATCCCTTTTTTCGCGGCCTCGATCTCTCGGTGGGACCCGATGGCAATGTGTTTGTGATCGACTGGAGCGATACCGGCGAGTGTCACGATCACACGGGTGTGCATCGCGAAAGTGGCCGGATTTTCAAGATCAGTTACGGTGCAGAGCGCGAGCGACAAGTGGTGCCCAAACCGTTTTGCATCGCTGGCGATGGGAAGCTCGCCGAACTGCTGCGCGACTATCAAGCCGAAAAGACAACCCCCGAGAAATTGCTAGCGCTCGAGCACGATCCCGATGAGCATATGCGGGTCTGGGCCATTCGTTTACTCACCGATTTCTGGCCCCTCGACACAATTGTCGGGCCACAGCCGAGCGCTAAGTATCCTGACGATCCTGCAGTGCTGGCGATGCTCCTGCGCCGGGCAGAGCATGACGAATCGGGACTGGTGCTGCGCGTCATTGCATCGACCATGCAGCGACTCCCGACCAGGCATCGCGCTGCAGTGGCCGAGCGCCTCGTCGCGCACGAACAATATGCCGGCGATGTCGATCTCGCACTGCTAGTTTGGTATGGCCTCATCCCTGTCGCGAGCGACGATCCGCAGTCGCTCGTGGCGGTTGCCAGGCAAAGTCGCTGGCCCTTGCTCGCACGCTCGATCGCGCGCAATTTAATGTCGCAAAGCGCAGCGCGACCCGAGCTGATGGATGCCCTTCTGACGAGCGCCGAGAAAATGCCAGCCGCTTCGCAGGCGCAAATTCTGCTGGGGATGGAAGAGGCGACGCGAGGCTGGCGCAAGGCGAAACAGCCCGAGAGCTGGGAGCGTTTTACATCGCTTCCTGCGCTTGCCGAGTCGGCTGATCGAGTGCGCGAGCTGAGCACGCTGTTTGGCGATGGACGCGCTTTGGCCGAGATTCGCGAAATCGCAAAAAATGGCAAAATCGACCTGCAAACACGCGTAAAAGCGGTCGAAACGCTGATCGAAGCCAATCCCGACGATCTCCGTCCGCTCCTCGAATCGCTGCTCGATACGCGGGTGCTCAACCGGGCCGCAGCGCGCGGACTAAGCACCTACGACGATCCGGCCATCGCCACGCTGCTGGCCCGCAAGTACAAACGTTTTCAAGCCGAAGATCGCGCGGTCGTGATCGAAATTCTTCTCTCCCGCGCCAGCTTTGCCGAGTCGCTGCTCGATAGCTTTGCCGACGGTAAGGGGCAAATTCCGCTCACCGATATCACCGCCAGTCACGCGCGGCAGATTGTCAGCTTGCAGCAAGAATCGCTCACCAAAAAACTGACCGAAGTTTGGGGCGAGCTGCGCGACTCGTCGGCCGAGAAGCTCGCGCTCAAAGCAGCGCTCCGCGAGCGGCTCACTTCCGAGCATCTGCAGCAGGCCAAACTGGCTGAAGGGCGCACGATCTTCTCCAAGACCTGTGCGCAGTGTCATCAGCTGTATGGCGAAGGGAAGAAAGTGGGGCCCGATCTCACCGGCTCTCAGCGGCAAAATCTCGACTACCTGCTCGAGAACATTCTCGATCCGAGTGCTGTCGTCGGCAAAGACTATCGCATGACAATGGTGCAGATGACCGATGGTCGTGTGCTGAGTGGTCTGGTTGTTTCCAAGTCGCCCGAACAAGTGGTGCTGCATACGGCGAGCGAAGAACTTTCGTTGCCGGTCGACGAGATCGAGCAATCGCGCGAGACAAATCTCTCCGCGATGCCCGATGGTCTCTTGCAGAATCTGAGCGAGGCGCAAGTGCGCGATCTCATTGCGTATTTGATGCACTCGAGTCAAGTGCCACTCGCTCGCGATGCAGAGCGCGAGCCTTAATCGTTTATCGGATGCAATAAATCGACCGGCGTAAGCATCTATGCTTTGCGCTGCGCCGCCTCTCCGTTTTTGGGAACCTCTCAATGCGAACTGCATCCTGGTTTTTATCGCTTTTCGTGCCGCTGTTGCTTCCAGCGTTTTTGCTCGCCGCTGAGCCGAAACAGCCGAACATCCTGTTTGCTTTTGCCGACGACTGGGGGCGCGTGGCGAGTGCTTACGCTAAGCTCGACGGTCCCGGCACATTCAACGATGTGGTGCAAACCCCGCACTTCGATCGCATCGCATCGGAAGGTGTGCTGTTTCGCCGTGCGTTTGTCTCTTCGCCGAGTTGCACGCCCTGCCGCAGCGCGCTCCTTACCGGACAGCATTTCTGGCGCACCGGGCGCGGCGCAATTCTACAAGGCGCTATTTGGGATGGCTCGATCACCTCGTTTCCAGAAGTCCTCGCGACGAAAAACTATCATCTCGGCGAGACCTACAAAGTTTGGAGTCCTGGCTTTCCGAACGATGCTCCCTACGGCGCTGGCAAGTATGCCTACGAGAAGAGTGGCGGCCGCTTCAATCAGTTTTCGCAGAACGTCACGAAGCTCGTTGCCGAAGGCAAACCACTCGCCGAGGCCAAGCAGCAACTCTACGGCGAAGTGGTGGCCAACTTCGAGGCGATGCTCGCCGCACGCGCTACCGATCAGCCGTTCTGCTACTGGTTCGGACCGACAAACGTCCATCGCAAATGGATCAAGGGATCGGGCAAAGCACTTTGGAATATCAACCCCGATGATCTGCAGGGCAAGCTCCCCAAGTTTCTTCCCGATGTTGCTGAAGTGCGTGAAGACTTCGCCGATTACCTCGGTGAAGTGCAAGCTTTCGACGCAGCGCTAGGCGAGATCCTGAAGCGACTCGAAGCGACGGGCGAACTCGAAAACACGGTCATCGTCGTCAGTGGCGATCATGGTCCCCCGGGCTTTCCGCACGGCAAATGCAACCTCTATGATTTCGGCGCCAGCGTTTCGCTTGCCATTCGTTGGGGAGGTGCCAAGGGGGGCCGCGTCGTCGACGACCTCATCAGCTTGACCGATCTCGCCCCCACGTTCATTCAGCTGGCCGGCGGCGAAATTCCTACGGGCACCACCGGGCGAAGTTTGGTCAGCATCCTCAAGAGTGAGAAACAGGGGCAGATCGAGCCGGAGCGGAACGCGGTTTATATCGGCCGGGAACGTCATGTCGAAGATGCACGGGCCGATTACATGCCCTATCCACAGCGCGCTATTCGCACGCACGATTTTCTCTACATCATTAACTTCCGCCCCGATCGTTGGCCCCTTGGCGATCCCTATCGACTCGATGGCGATCGTCCACCGACCGCGGAGGAGATCACCGAGAACACCCGCGTGACACTTCCCGACGACGACGCAGGACCTGCCAAGGCGTGGCTTGTGGGACAGCGGAACCATCCGATGTGGAAGGCCCATTTCAACTGGGTGTTTGGCAAACGGCCCCGCGAAGAACTGTACGACCTGAAGGCCGATCCCGATCAGCTGACCAACGTTGCCGCTGATCCCAAGTATGCCGCAGCACGCGCGGAACTTGAGCAGCGATTGCTCACCACGCTGCGGGAGACAAACGATCCCCGTCTGGTCGACGATGGTAAGTTCTTCGAGACTCCGCCAATGTCGGGACCACTGCCACCTCGCCCCGCTGGCAAGAAGGGGAAGCAAAAATAAGCCTCCCTCCACCAAGCGCGCAAAAAAAGACGCCGTGCCCTGTGCGAGCGCGGCGTCTGATTGGTCATGCAGCGATCAATGTCATGCAAAACGTGTTGGCTACGAGTCGTCTAGGTATCGATCCATGTCAGGCAGCAACACCTAGGCTACATCCCAGTGTGCCACTGGGCTCTGCCCAGTGAGAAGTGGAGAGGGACCCTATGTTTTAGGCAGATTTCGCCCAAAACATCGGCTCCAGCTTCCGCACTGGCAAAATGCCAGTGGCACCCCAAAACAGCTGAGCTTGATCGATAGACAGATTACTACATCCAATTTCGCTCGAAAAACGAGCGAATCGGACTAGAACTGCCCCACGACGTTGCCGTCCCAGCGATCCGAGATCGCCGTCAGCGTGGCGAAGTCGACCGTTTGGGCCACCATGCGAACCGAACCATCCGCCAGCACGCACATCACGCCCGATGGGTGAGCCGAGAAGAGCGGAATGTTCACTTCGTAAGGGGCTCCGTTGCCAGCCGAACCGTAGCCACCCTTGATGGGATAACGCACGGTGGTGACGTTTTGGGTCCAGTTACGGGCACCAGCGCCACAGCTCCAAGCTCCACCCCAGTGACCACTCGAGCGGCGATCGACTTTGTTGCCGCTGGCGTCGCGCTGGAAGTCGCTCTGCTCGCTGGCCATCATCACGTTGCTCGTGCCGTCGGTGATGTCTTTGAAGCCGACGGTGAACTCGCTGATGGAGATCACGCCGCTATAAACAGTCCGGCCGTAGGTGTCTTGGAATGGACCAGGCGAGACCGTGGTCGAGGTGCCACCGGTGTAGTACGAACCACTGATACCAACGTAGTGCGGGGTTTGCACTTCCACGGCACCCAGCATTTTGGTCTTGGGAAGTGGCGACGAGGGGCACCATAAACCTGGCACGCGGAGCGTTTGAATCAGGTTGACATTGGGCGAAGCGGGAGCATCTTGCAGCGTCCAGTCGCCGGTGAAGACAGCCTTCTCAAAAGCGGGCTGTTGTTCCATGAACGGGAGCAGACGGAAGAACCACGACACACCGCGCTGGATGGTCGAGCCACTACCAACCTGCGGCACACCGTTGAAAGGCAGGATGCCGAAGGTGTCGTGATACATGTGGGCCGCCAGGCCCATTTGCTTGAAGTTGTTCGAGCATTGCGAGCGACGGGCAGCTTCGCGCGCAGCTTGCACGGCGGGAAGCAGCAGAGCCACCAAGACACCGATAATGGCGATCACCACCAGCAGTTCCACCAGGGTAAAACCCCGGGTGTTGGAACGCAAATCACGCATAGCATCTCTCCTCAGTCTGGGAAAAAACGGACATAAAAACTGCGTCTACAATGAAGGCAGCAGACGTGGACGTGACCGAGCAGCCGATCGTTCGAAGGCGATCGCATGCCAGGGGAGAGAGGGGTTGATCGGTGGGAGCCCCCTTCCGTGCCAAGGGGGCTGATTGCGCGAGAAACTATCGGCTTGTCAAATCGAAGTTCACTTCGTTCGAACCGCTGGTGACCGTGGCGGTCAATGTCGAGGCGACGTTGTATTTAGGTGGGAGTGGTTCCACGAATGGTGGTTCGCTCCCGGGATTTTCAGGAGCTTGATACTGCGTGGTGATGCTCACCTTATGCTCCCCCAATTCCGCCCCTTTCACACCGGGCAAAAAGGAGAGTTCGTACTTGCCACTGCTGTCGGTCACCCCTTCCGAGGGTCGACCTTTCGCCGGCGCGAACATCACATAGGCGTTGGGATACGGAGCTCCGTCGAGCGTGA
This window of the Pirellula staleyi DSM 6068 genome carries:
- a CDS encoding c-type cytochrome, with the translated sequence MMASRSIGLTSLLVLCLLGAQLARGDDFPAVRSSPSEANLKPMEAEEAASKIKLPEGFRATLFAAEPDVQNPIAMAWDKRHRLWIAENYTYSDRSQRFDLSHRDRVLIFEDTDNDGRADSRKVFTDQVQMLTSVELGRGGVWLMCPPQLLFIPDADGDDQPDGPPQVMLDGFDVAQDNYHNFANGLRWGPDGWLYGRCGHSCLGKLGIPGTPAENRVPIDGGIWRYHPDRKVVEVLCHGTVNPWGHDWDKNGELFFINTVIGHLWHVSPGSHYKESFGESMNPHVYERMDMIADHYHFDTRGSWTDSRDGKANDLGGGHAHIGMLIYGHDAWPASYRDKLMTINMHGQRANVERLERTLSGYVGKHEPDFFVAADPFFRGLDLSVGPDGNVFVIDWSDTGECHDHTGVHRESGRIFKISYGAERERQVVPKPFCIAGDGKLAELLRDYQAEKTTPEKLLALEHDPDEHMRVWAIRLLTDFWPLDTIVGPQPSAKYPDDPAVLAMLLRRAEHDESGLVLRVIASTMQRLPTRHRAAVAERLVAHEQYAGDVDLALLVWYGLIPVASDDPQSLVAVARQSRWPLLARSIARNLMSQSAARPELMDALLTSAEKMPAASQAQILLGMEEATRGWRKAKQPESWERFTSLPALAESADRVRELSTLFGDGRALAEIREIAKNGKIDLQTRVKAVETLIEANPDDLRPLLESLLDTRVLNRAAARGLSTYDDPAIATLLARKYKRFQAEDRAVVIEILLSRASFAESLLDSFADGKGQIPLTDITASHARQIVSLQQESLTKKLTEVWGELRDSSAEKLALKAALRERLTSEHLQQAKLAEGRTIFSKTCAQCHQLYGEGKKVGPDLTGSQRQNLDYLLENILDPSAVVGKDYRMTMVQMTDGRVLSGLVVSKSPEQVVLHTASEELSLPVDEIEQSRETNLSAMPDGLLQNLSEAQVRDLIAYLMHSSQVPLARDAEREP
- a CDS encoding sulfatase, whose protein sequence is MRTASWFLSLFVPLLLPAFLLAAEPKQPNILFAFADDWGRVASAYAKLDGPGTFNDVVQTPHFDRIASEGVLFRRAFVSSPSCTPCRSALLTGQHFWRTGRGAILQGAIWDGSITSFPEVLATKNYHLGETYKVWSPGFPNDAPYGAGKYAYEKSGGRFNQFSQNVTKLVAEGKPLAEAKQQLYGEVVANFEAMLAARATDQPFCYWFGPTNVHRKWIKGSGKALWNINPDDLQGKLPKFLPDVAEVREDFADYLGEVQAFDAALGEILKRLEATGELENTVIVVSGDHGPPGFPHGKCNLYDFGASVSLAIRWGGAKGGRVVDDLISLTDLAPTFIQLAGGEIPTGTTGRSLVSILKSEKQGQIEPERNAVYIGRERHVEDARADYMPYPQRAIRTHDFLYIINFRPDRWPLGDPYRLDGDRPPTAEEITENTRVTLPDDDAGPAKAWLVGQRNHPMWKAHFNWVFGKRPREELYDLKADPDQLTNVAADPKYAAARAELEQRLLTTLRETNDPRLVDDGKFFETPPMSGPLPPRPAGKKGKQK
- a CDS encoding DUF1559 domain-containing protein, which translates into the protein MRDLRSNTRGFTLVELLVVIAIIGVLVALLLPAVQAAREAARRSQCSNNFKQMGLAAHMYHDTFGILPFNGVPQVGSGSTIQRGVSWFFRLLPFMEQQPAFEKAVFTGDWTLQDAPASPNVNLIQTLRVPGLWCPSSPLPKTKMLGAVEVQTPHYVGISGSYYTGGTSTTVSPGPFQDTYGRTVYSGVISISEFTVGFKDITDGTSNVMMASEQSDFQRDASGNKVDRRSSGHWGGAWSCGAGARNWTQNVTTVRYPIKGGYGSAGNGAPYEVNIPLFSAHPSGVMCVLADGSVRMVAQTVDFATLTAISDRWDGNVVGQF
- a CDS encoding carboxypeptidase-like regulatory domain-containing protein, giving the protein MHTARFARFVSLAAVALFAAGGCSSSDLPKLSTVSGVVTLDGAPYPNAYVMFAPAKGRPSEGVTDSSGKYELSFLPGVKGAELGEHKVSITTQYQAPENPGSEPPFVEPLPPKYNVASTLTATVTSGSNEVNFDLTSR